A single Tenacibaculum sp. 190524A02b DNA region contains:
- a CDS encoding CHAT domain-containing tetratricopeptide repeat protein, producing MLNKRSTIKHIKRNTKAKIRLIITLVLFYTTFYNSVFSQVPNTIQRTDSLLNSLIKNKSYEKAINISHDLSIKKYKHKQLFQAIKYSLIEKKAYEESNIINKPFINCLYNLGFFYYKNASYNNAINFYSKVISLNIDSIQTAKAYCEIGRTYNKTGDFFKSINYYKKGIDLLKKLNKKKILLKKYLNYSIVHLNVGSKKSFIERFKILKKASLLITKQTPYKVKHTLNNQYANYYNKKEGFDYYEAKKYYLKNIELNKKHKDTLLLAETYNNLSDLYIKQQNDSARFFINQGLLLVKKGISKARLHDNYSQFYLIKNNLNKALEHIDLSIKENLKTTPNYQNEINRTSLFKNPFKYHLLHCFNKKTEILIKLFQNSKEPSFLELALNSVKNATKLIGILQQSSTESKTKLHWRTHAFETFSNGSYIAKLLHNDSMLFYFMEKSKALSLTESIVYNTQLSFLPTHVKERENNLMKTIYAHEDALDNLKNNSKKKTIQNALFSAKLEYDKYIDSIKPLFNDYFKNKVNIQLTSLKEAQLNIPNHKSAIISYTWNEIYNKILGIVILKNKTYSFKIDSALTTGHKIEKYKKLISSPFIKKRDLKSFQKTSFNLYQTLFPSEKIRQLVLNKNLLIVTDGKLHDMPFEALITKENTNNYLINTNNTSYTYSMSFLKYNNIKRRKHTSSFIGFAPVNFNNSGNSLQNSEKEIRTIKEIIGGKAFNKKNATKETFYSETSQSKIIHLATHANASNKPWIGFYNDTLFLHELYTHKINANLVTLSACETTLGETIVGEGVFSLARGFFFSGAKSVTSSLWKVNDKASQQIMEEFYRNLKKGQHKNTALTNAKRTYITNNSLSDSSPYYWASFILIGDSNSIEFSNKNYILIYILLALSCFLLFFLKKRG from the coding sequence ATGCTCAATAAACGGTCTACCATAAAACATATAAAAAGAAACACCAAGGCCAAGATAAGACTTATTATAACCTTGGTGTTATTTTACACTACTTTCTATAATAGTGTTTTCTCACAAGTACCTAATACTATACAAAGAACCGATAGTTTACTAAATTCCTTAATAAAAAATAAAAGCTATGAAAAAGCAATAAATATTTCTCATGATTTATCTATAAAAAAATACAAACATAAGCAGCTATTTCAAGCTATTAAATACAGTTTGATAGAAAAAAAAGCTTATGAAGAGAGTAATATTATAAATAAACCGTTTATTAATTGTTTATATAACCTAGGTTTTTTTTACTACAAAAACGCTTCTTATAATAATGCTATCAATTTTTACTCTAAAGTAATTAGTCTAAATATAGATAGTATTCAAACCGCAAAAGCGTATTGCGAAATAGGAAGAACATATAACAAAACAGGTGATTTTTTTAAATCTATTAACTATTATAAAAAAGGGATTGATTTATTAAAGAAACTAAATAAGAAAAAGATACTACTTAAAAAGTATTTAAACTACTCTATAGTTCATCTTAATGTAGGGTCTAAAAAATCGTTCATAGAACGCTTTAAAATCTTAAAAAAAGCCTCTTTATTAATCACCAAACAAACTCCTTACAAAGTAAAACACACACTTAATAATCAATATGCTAATTATTACAATAAGAAGGAGGGTTTTGATTATTATGAAGCTAAAAAATACTATTTAAAAAATATTGAACTAAACAAAAAACATAAAGATACTCTTCTTTTAGCTGAAACCTACAACAACTTATCTGACCTTTATATAAAGCAACAAAATGATAGTGCTCGTTTTTTTATTAATCAAGGGTTATTACTTGTTAAAAAAGGTATTTCTAAAGCTAGACTTCACGACAATTACAGTCAGTTTTATTTAATAAAAAACAACCTTAACAAAGCGTTAGAACATATTGATTTATCCATTAAAGAAAATCTTAAAACAACCCCCAACTATCAAAACGAAATAAATAGAACTAGTTTATTTAAAAATCCTTTCAAATATCACCTACTCCATTGCTTTAACAAAAAAACTGAAATTTTAATTAAACTATTCCAAAATAGCAAAGAACCTTCTTTTTTAGAATTAGCATTAAATTCAGTTAAAAACGCCACAAAACTTATAGGTATTTTACAACAAAGCAGTACTGAATCTAAAACTAAGCTACATTGGAGAACCCATGCTTTCGAAACCTTTTCTAATGGAAGCTATATAGCCAAACTGTTACATAACGACTCGATGCTTTTTTATTTCATGGAAAAGAGCAAAGCACTCTCTTTAACTGAAAGTATTGTATACAATACGCAACTTTCATTTTTACCAACTCATGTAAAAGAAAGAGAAAATAATTTAATGAAAACTATTTATGCTCATGAAGACGCCTTAGATAATCTTAAAAACAACTCTAAAAAGAAAACAATTCAAAATGCTCTTTTTTCTGCCAAACTGGAATACGACAAGTATATTGATTCCATTAAACCTTTATTTAATGATTATTTTAAAAATAAAGTTAATATACAGCTAACCTCCTTAAAAGAAGCACAGCTAAATATACCTAACCATAAATCAGCTATTATTTCATATACTTGGAATGAAATTTACAATAAAATACTAGGTATTGTAATTTTAAAAAACAAAACTTATTCTTTTAAAATAGATTCAGCACTAACTACAGGTCATAAAATAGAAAAATACAAAAAGCTTATCTCCTCTCCTTTTATTAAAAAAAGAGATTTAAAAAGCTTTCAAAAAACATCATTTAATCTTTACCAAACCCTTTTTCCCTCTGAAAAAATTAGACAGCTAGTCCTCAATAAAAATCTATTAATTGTCACTGATGGAAAATTACACGATATGCCATTTGAAGCATTAATCACTAAAGAAAACACAAACAACTACCTAATTAACACTAATAATACTAGTTACACTTACTCCATGTCTTTTTTAAAGTATAATAATATAAAAAGGCGTAAACACACTAGTTCATTTATAGGTTTTGCTCCTGTAAACTTTAATAATTCTGGTAATAGTTTGCAAAATTCCGAAAAAGAAATCCGTACAATCAAAGAAATTATTGGAGGGAAAGCTTTCAATAAAAAAAATGCTACCAAAGAAACTTTTTACTCAGAAACATCACAATCAAAAATAATTCACTTAGCTACACATGCCAATGCATCTAACAAACCTTGGATTGGTTTCTATAATGACACTTTATTTCTTCACGAACTCTACACTCATAAAATCAATGCCAATTTAGTTACTTTAAGTGCTTGTGAAACCACTTTAGGAGAAACTATTGTGGGAGAAGGGGTTTTTAGCCTTGCTAGAGGCTTCTTTTTTTCTGGTGCAAAATCTGTCACATCCTCACTTTGGAAAGTTAATGACAAAGCTTCACAACAAATAATGGAAGAGTTTTATAGAAACTTAAAAAAAGGACAACATAAAAACACAGCTCTTACTAATGCTAAAAGAACTTATATAACTAATAATTCTCTTTCCGATTCTTCGCCTTATTATTGGGCTTCTTTCATATTAATTGGAGACTCAAACTCAATCGAGTTCTCTAATAAAAATTACATTCTTATTTACATTTTATTAGCTCTTTCTTGCTTTTTACTATTTTTTCTCAAAAAAAGAGGGTAA
- a CDS encoding sigma-70 family RNA polymerase sigma factor: protein MKGAIFLDALIKGKEKEILTIYNKNFPVVKKFVIQNKGSKEDAEDIFQRALLQLAVRYKKEKFEITTSFEAYLFTVCKNLWRRELNKHKKRVTNNEIFEQYVDEYEDSLALVEQKRQELFVEKLGVLTANCKKILTLFFAKTSYAEIMKETEYNSESVIRQRVFKCKKKLTELIKKDKRYTSLKDV, encoded by the coding sequence ATGAAAGGAGCTATTTTTTTAGATGCATTGATAAAAGGAAAAGAAAAAGAAATACTAACTATTTATAACAAAAACTTTCCAGTGGTTAAAAAGTTTGTTATACAGAATAAAGGATCTAAAGAAGATGCGGAGGATATTTTTCAAAGAGCTTTGTTACAATTAGCAGTTCGTTATAAAAAAGAAAAGTTTGAAATAACAACGAGTTTTGAAGCGTATTTATTTACGGTTTGTAAGAATTTATGGAGGAGAGAATTAAATAAACATAAAAAAAGGGTAACAAATAATGAAATATTTGAACAGTATGTAGATGAATATGAAGATTCATTGGCGTTAGTTGAGCAGAAGAGACAAGAGTTGTTTGTAGAAAAATTAGGTGTTTTAACGGCCAATTGTAAGAAAATATTGACATTGTTTTTTGCTAAAACATCCTATGCAGAAATAATGAAAGAAACTGAATATAATTCAGAAAGTGTAATTAGACAGCGAGTTTTTAAGTGTAAAAAAAAGTTGACTGAGCTAATAAAAAAAGATAAAAGATATACTAGCCTTAAAGATGTATGA
- a CDS encoding TIGR00730 family Rossman fold protein, which produces MSPNDDRKIREKLQQKTWNEIKTNDSWAIFKIMAEFVDGYERLSKIGPCVSIFGSARTKPDHPYYKLAEEVAFKLTQNGFGVITGGGPGIMEAGNKGAHRGKGTSVGLNIELPFEQHDNPWIDPGKSLDFDYFFVRKVMFVKYSQGFVVMPGGFGTMDELFEAITLIQTKKIGRFPIVLVGKKFWSGLIDWIKNTLLEEGNISPEDLKLFRVVDTADEAVEHFNKFYAKYKLKPNF; this is translated from the coding sequence ATGAGTCCGAATGACGATAGAAAAATTAGAGAAAAGTTACAACAAAAAACATGGAATGAAATAAAAACCAATGACTCTTGGGCTATTTTCAAAATAATGGCTGAATTTGTTGATGGTTATGAACGATTGAGCAAAATTGGCCCATGTGTATCTATTTTTGGTTCTGCACGTACAAAACCAGATCATCCTTATTATAAATTAGCTGAAGAAGTTGCTTTTAAATTAACTCAAAATGGATTCGGTGTTATTACCGGTGGTGGACCTGGTATTATGGAGGCAGGTAATAAAGGTGCCCATAGAGGAAAAGGAACATCTGTAGGATTAAATATAGAATTACCTTTTGAACAACATGACAATCCTTGGATTGATCCTGGTAAAAGTCTAGATTTTGACTACTTTTTTGTTCGTAAAGTTATGTTTGTAAAATATTCTCAAGGGTTTGTAGTAATGCCAGGTGGTTTTGGAACTATGGACGAACTTTTTGAAGCTATTACGCTTATTCAAACTAAAAAAATTGGTCGTTTCCCAATTGTTTTGGTTGGTAAAAAATTCTGGAGTGGTTTAATTGACTGGATTAAAAATACACTTTTAGAAGAAGGAAACATTAGTCCTGAAGACTTAAAATTATTTAGAGTAGTAGATACTGCTGATGAAGCTGTAGAGCATTTCAACAAATTCTATGCTAAATACAAATTAAAACCTAACTTCTAA
- a CDS encoding 2OG-Fe(II) oxygenase, producing MSFLIQEKKHNAIGGWHFEPEAFSEEEIEKIHQLADKLDFKKAVLASGSNNNDEYRKSEVKWLTSQMEGAYWLYQKFAEISIKANNKLWQFDLTGMLENIQYGIYRSDGGHYNWHMDVGGGSTHKRKISIVLQLSDPEEYEGGELEMFVSKDVQKIPKIKGAVLLFPSYYMHRVTPVTKGERRSIVLWVSGPPLR from the coding sequence ATGAGCTTTTTAATACAAGAAAAAAAACACAACGCCATAGGAGGATGGCATTTTGAACCCGAAGCTTTTTCCGAAGAGGAAATTGAAAAAATACACCAACTAGCTGACAAATTAGATTTTAAAAAAGCAGTATTAGCCTCTGGATCAAACAATAATGATGAATATAGAAAAAGTGAAGTAAAATGGCTAACTTCTCAAATGGAAGGAGCTTATTGGTTATACCAAAAGTTTGCAGAGATTTCTATAAAGGCCAATAACAAACTTTGGCAGTTTGATTTAACAGGAATGCTTGAAAATATACAATATGGTATTTACCGTAGTGATGGAGGACATTACAACTGGCATATGGACGTTGGAGGAGGCTCTACTCATAAACGTAAAATCAGTATTGTGCTCCAACTATCCGATCCAGAAGAATATGAAGGTGGTGAATTAGAAATGTTTGTTAGTAAAGACGTACAAAAAATCCCTAAAATCAAGGGCGCTGTATTATTATTTCCTTCATATTATATGCACAGAGTAACCCCTGTTACCAAAGGAGAAAGAAGATCTATAGTATTATGGGTTTCTGGCCCTCCATTAAGATAA
- a CDS encoding cysteine peptidase family C39 domain-containing protein, with product MTNSTTNLVLKLLQKNSILLNEKEFIFQIKNHSSYPSIDAITSVLDHFNIENIAAEVPTNKEILKQLPNYFIAELKNSSDVKEFVLVEKEKTNCVLYSSENTKNTLSENDFLTKFTGVIIAIEELEKSELSSQKNTSTFLFSTILVALLFFILYTSTSSFQLIAILIAIVLTILFMWFYIKPIKIENKKLKKEQVVNSKFKQNFTVFKMLLNETPIIKTYIKGNNDIILGNLNAKIEITVIITPLSEQCRSISKQLKKILNSYGENIKIRVRFNTNNQNPKVFKTCVSLLNIFKEQGEKVYLQALHDLFDIPTPLEKWLLKWENLTNQTERESQLKKQNLWCQENLLNFTPEFLIGGQLYPKEYHFEDLFLFIEELNEENQNTSSHLTYFDDKIIFN from the coding sequence GTGACAAATTCAACAACCAACCTAGTATTAAAACTACTTCAAAAGAATTCTATCCTGCTAAATGAAAAAGAATTTATTTTTCAAATTAAAAACCACTCATCTTACCCTAGTATTGATGCTATTACTAGTGTTTTAGATCATTTTAATATAGAAAATATAGCTGCTGAAGTACCTACCAACAAAGAAATATTAAAGCAACTACCTAATTACTTTATAGCAGAGCTTAAAAACTCTAGTGACGTAAAGGAATTTGTCTTGGTAGAAAAAGAAAAAACTAACTGTGTGTTATACTCCTCTGAAAACACAAAAAATACGCTTTCAGAAAATGATTTCTTAACCAAATTTACAGGTGTCATTATTGCTATTGAGGAATTAGAAAAAAGTGAACTTTCTTCTCAAAAAAATACTAGTACATTTCTTTTTAGCACTATATTAGTAGCTCTTCTATTTTTTATCCTTTATACAAGTACTTCTTCTTTTCAACTTATAGCAATACTAATCGCAATAGTTCTTACTATATTATTTATGTGGTTTTATATTAAACCTATAAAAATTGAAAACAAAAAACTAAAAAAGGAACAAGTAGTAAACTCTAAATTTAAACAGAACTTTACTGTTTTTAAAATGCTATTAAACGAAACTCCTATAATAAAAACTTATATTAAAGGTAACAATGATATTATTTTAGGAAATCTAAATGCTAAAATTGAAATAACAGTAATTATTACACCGCTATCCGAACAGTGTAGGTCTATTTCTAAACAGCTAAAAAAAATACTCAATTCATATGGCGAAAATATTAAAATAAGAGTTCGTTTTAACACAAACAATCAAAACCCTAAAGTTTTTAAAACATGTGTTAGTCTTTTAAATATTTTCAAAGAACAAGGGGAAAAAGTCTATTTACAAGCTTTACACGATTTATTTGATATTCCTACTCCACTTGAAAAATGGCTATTAAAATGGGAAAATCTTACTAATCAAACAGAACGAGAAAGCCAATTGAAAAAACAAAATTTATGGTGTCAAGAAAACCTACTTAATTTTACCCCAGAATTTTTAATAGGCGGTCAGTTATACCCTAAAGAATATCATTTTGAGGATTTATTTCTTTTCATTGAAGAATTAAATGAAGAAAACCAAAATACTTCATCTCACCTAACTTATTTTGATGATAAAATCATTTTCAATTAA